Proteins from a genomic interval of Clostridium scatologenes:
- a CDS encoding cyclic-di-AMP receptor: MKLIIAIVQDDDSADLVETLMDSGFRVTKLATTGGFLKAGNTTLMIGVEEEKVDQVITQVEEICKTRQQIVSTPSPVAGSTGVYVPYPVEVEVGGATIFVVDVDKFVKV, from the coding sequence ATGAAATTAATAATAGCTATTGTTCAAGATGATGATTCTGCAGATTTAGTTGAAACACTGATGGACTCAGGCTTTAGGGTAACAAAACTTGCTACAACTGGAGGATTTTTAAAAGCAGGGAATACCACTCTTATGATTGGAGTGGAAGAAGAAAAAGTGGATCAAGTAATAACACAAGTAGAAGAAATATGCAAAACTAGACAACAGATTGTATCAACGCCTTCACCAGTAGCAGGATCTACAGGTGTATATGTGCCATACCCTGTGGAAGTTGAAGTTGGAGGTGCAACAATATTTGTTGTAGATGTTGATAAGTTTGTAAAAGTTTAA
- a CDS encoding dTMP kinase, protein MNRGTVIVVEGCDGSGKATQTQILYEKLLSENYKVKKIEYPNYKSDSSALVKMYLNGDFGSNPEDVNPYVSSTFYAVDRFASYKTEWKDFYENGGIILADRYTTANMVHQASKIKNVQEKGKFLDWLWDFEFRIFGLPVPDCVMFLDMPPEYSRKLMKERANKITGDNHKDIHEKDYKYLEHSYNNSCEIAEKYKWNRVKCIKEGNIKSIELISEEVFNIVKKQLLNCTYNNITKLI, encoded by the coding sequence ATGAATAGGGGCACTGTAATAGTAGTAGAAGGTTGTGATGGCAGCGGAAAAGCCACTCAAACTCAAATATTATATGAAAAACTTTTAAGTGAAAATTATAAGGTGAAAAAAATAGAATATCCAAATTATAAAAGTGATTCTTCAGCATTAGTTAAAATGTATTTGAATGGTGATTTTGGAAGCAATCCAGAAGATGTCAATCCATATGTATCATCTACTTTTTATGCAGTAGATAGATTTGCATCTTATAAAACTGAATGGAAAGATTTTTATGAAAATGGTGGTATAATATTGGCTGATAGGTATACAACTGCAAATATGGTACATCAAGCATCAAAGATTAAAAACGTACAAGAGAAAGGCAAGTTTTTAGATTGGCTTTGGGATTTTGAATTTAGAATTTTTGGATTGCCAGTGCCAGATTGTGTTATGTTCCTTGATATGCCTCCGGAATACAGCAGAAAACTTATGAAAGAAAGAGCCAATAAGATTACAGGAGATAACCATAAAGATATACATGAAAAGGACTATAAATACTTAGAGCATTCATATAACAATTCCTGCGAAATAGCAGAAAAATATAAGTGGAATAGAGTAAAGTGTATAAAAGAAGGAAATATAAAAAGTATTGAATTAATTAGTGAAGAGGTATTTAATATAGTAAAAAAACAATTATTAAATTGTACATATAATAATATAACAAAGTTAATTTAA
- a CDS encoding aminotransferase class I/II-fold pyridoxal phosphate-dependent enzyme encodes MPELPILEGILEYVKNNNIQLCMPGHKGGRGFLETTIGKDFLKNFFKCDITEVEGVDNLHNPQGIIKESMELLTKFYGSKKSYFLVNGSTSGNLAMIFSSFSEGDKVLVERNCHRSIFNAIIMRKLKPVYINNLMSNILNAPVCIDLEHFLQVLNKNEDAKGIIVTYPNYYGICSNLEYIVKQGNKHNMKVLVDSAHGAHFGIHNDLPESAVKLNADMVVTSTHKTLASLTQTSYLHVNNMEDIEKLDFYVSAFLSTSPSYLFLCSMDYARYYLQTYGRQKYEKVLNMLGYYRDKINSIKGMKVISKKDINIKQKIDLYELDSVYDIDNTRYVINLENGYSGYLLGNYLRKNDIQVEMSDHSNVVLIFSPFNEEWELEKLYNVLKMCDLNKIKVEKLDLLEYNIPIMAYMPFEIIDKKKEYIDIKDSLGRISADNVVPYPPGVPIINMGEIIDDVTLKSICYYINKGVDILGLEDNKIRVIDEFNGGQKYE; translated from the coding sequence GTGCCAGAGTTACCGATTTTAGAAGGAATCTTAGAATATGTGAAAAATAACAATATACAATTATGCATGCCAGGACATAAAGGAGGAAGAGGTTTTTTAGAAACTACCATTGGGAAGGATTTTTTAAAAAACTTTTTCAAATGCGATATTACTGAGGTAGAAGGTGTAGATAATCTTCATAATCCTCAAGGAATAATAAAAGAATCAATGGAACTTTTAACAAAATTTTATGGAAGTAAAAAATCATATTTTCTGGTTAATGGGAGTACATCAGGAAACTTAGCTATGATATTTAGTAGCTTTAGTGAAGGAGACAAGGTATTAGTAGAAAGGAATTGTCATAGGTCCATTTTTAATGCTATAATAATGAGAAAACTTAAGCCTGTATATATAAATAATTTAATGAGTAATATACTAAATGCTCCAGTTTGCATAGATTTGGAGCATTTTTTACAGGTTTTGAATAAAAATGAGGATGCTAAAGGCATAATTGTTACTTATCCAAATTATTATGGCATATGTTCTAATTTAGAGTATATAGTAAAACAAGGAAACAAACATAATATGAAAGTACTTGTAGATTCAGCTCATGGAGCTCATTTTGGAATACATAATGATTTACCTGAAAGTGCAGTAAAACTGAATGCAGATATGGTAGTCACTAGTACTCATAAAACTCTTGCTAGCTTAACACAAACGTCCTATCTTCACGTTAATAACATGGAAGATATAGAAAAATTAGATTTTTATGTGAGTGCATTTTTAAGTACAAGCCCTTCTTATTTATTTTTATGTTCTATGGATTATGCCAGATATTATTTGCAAACTTATGGAAGACAGAAATATGAAAAAGTGTTAAATATGCTGGGATATTATAGAGATAAGATAAATTCTATAAAAGGCATGAAGGTAATCAGTAAAAAAGATATAAATATCAAACAAAAAATTGATTTGTATGAACTAGATAGTGTATATGATATTGATAATACTAGATATGTTATAAATTTAGAGAATGGATATAGTGGATATTTACTGGGAAATTATTTGAGAAAAAATGATATCCAAGTAGAAATGAGTGATCATTCGAATGTAGTTTTAATTTTTTCACCATTTAATGAGGAATGGGAACTTGAAAAACTATATAATGTACTTAAGATGTGCGATTTAAATAAAATAAAAGTTGAAAAATTAGATTTATTGGAATATAACATACCTATAATGGCTTATATGCCTTTTGAAATTATAGATAAAAAAAAGGAATATATAGATATAAAAGATTCACTAGGAAGGATCAGTGCTGATAATGTAGTACCATATCCACCAGGAGTACCTATAATAAACATGGGAGAAATAATAGATGATGTAACCTTAAAGTCTATTTGTTATTATATTAATAAGGGAGTAGATATTTTAGGTTTAGAAGATAATAAAATAAGAGTAATCGATGAATTTAATGGAGGACAAAAATATGAATAG
- a CDS encoding sigma factor G inhibitor Gin, protein MKKRICIICGKPINDGIIIYGRGICPCCEKRLMNIKMDTDFYDYYKQCIRKNIAELVIRGEELKCQSYRF, encoded by the coding sequence ATGAAAAAGCGAATTTGTATTATATGTGGAAAGCCTATAAATGATGGTATAATTATATATGGTAGGGGTATTTGCCCTTGTTGCGAGAAGCGACTAATGAACATAAAAATGGATACAGATTTTTATGATTATTATAAACAATGTATAAGAAAAAATATAGCTGAATTAGTTATAAGAGGAGAGGAATTAAAGTGCCAGAGTTACCGATTTTAG
- a CDS encoding cell wall-binding repeat-containing protein — MIKHKLMLKNFLKIMFVALISISITPKVYAQGNYQRYGGTDRYETSIKISQKFDTKSGYAIIASGQNFPDALCACPLSKKYDAPVILTTENKLDSKAESELKRSEIKKVFIIGNSISKDVENSISNMGISCERLGGADRYETSMIVANYVGIRERVIVVSGDNYPDALSIAPIAANIDVPIILVGKDYIPNVVKNSLKDKQITNTYVIGSEGAISNLVKDQFNNAERVSGTDRYSTNLSIINRFRDNIDFSNVYLASGSNFPDSLSGCALAQKTKSPLVLVNEEVNIEGQNGIKQILSSAKNISVLGLEGAVSLKTLYLIGLEKEPPKPVQNQGVQPPTWTSSFSVMNAGETERVYIKSSPSSSASNIGFTYGSLPEVKVLDSSGGYYYVEVLDYDTLNYIKGYVAKSMVNTVTPSETYNILVDKSRQRVYVFNNGNIVKEFICSTGKDKTPTPSGRFLVGSKGPSFDASDSTQCYYWTRLDNNYLFHSAIYTLSGYAVQSEYNKLGSKASHGCIRLKIEDAKWIQDNVPYRTLVTIKD; from the coding sequence TTGATAAAACACAAGTTAATGTTAAAAAACTTTTTGAAAATTATGTTTGTAGCATTAATTAGTATTAGCATAACACCTAAAGTTTATGCTCAAGGAAATTATCAAAGATACGGTGGAACTGATAGGTATGAAACTTCTATAAAAATTTCGCAAAAATTTGACACAAAATCAGGTTATGCAATAATTGCTTCAGGGCAAAACTTTCCAGATGCTCTTTGTGCATGTCCTCTCTCTAAAAAATATGATGCCCCAGTAATACTTACTACTGAAAACAAGCTTGATAGTAAGGCAGAATCAGAACTTAAAAGAAGTGAAATAAAAAAGGTTTTCATAATAGGAAATTCTATATCAAAGGATGTGGAAAATAGTATTAGTAATATGGGAATAAGTTGTGAAAGGTTAGGAGGAGCAGATAGATATGAAACATCTATGATAGTTGCAAACTATGTAGGTATAAGAGAAAGAGTAATAGTAGTATCTGGAGATAATTATCCAGATGCGTTATCAATTGCACCAATTGCAGCTAATATTGATGTACCTATAATACTCGTAGGAAAAGATTACATACCAAATGTGGTGAAAAATTCTTTAAAAGATAAACAAATTACAAATACTTATGTTATAGGATCAGAAGGAGCTATAAGTAATTTAGTGAAGGATCAATTTAATAATGCAGAAAGAGTAAGTGGTACAGATAGATATAGTACTAATTTGTCTATAATCAATAGATTTAGAGATAATATAGATTTTAGTAATGTGTATTTGGCTTCTGGATCAAATTTCCCAGATTCACTTTCAGGATGTGCATTAGCACAGAAAACTAAGTCACCTTTAGTATTAGTAAACGAAGAAGTAAATATAGAAGGGCAAAATGGTATTAAACAAATACTTTCATCAGCCAAAAATATCTCTGTATTAGGATTAGAAGGAGCGGTTTCATTAAAAACATTATATTTAATAGGATTAGAAAAAGAACCGCCTAAACCAGTACAGAATCAAGGAGTTCAGCCACCTACATGGACAAGTTCCTTTAGTGTTATGAATGCAGGAGAGACTGAAAGGGTTTATATAAAAAGTAGTCCAAGTTCTTCAGCATCAAATATAGGTTTTACTTATGGAAGTCTTCCAGAAGTGAAAGTTTTGGATAGCAGTGGTGGATATTATTATGTGGAAGTGTTAGACTATGATACTTTAAATTATATAAAAGGTTATGTAGCTAAGAGTATGGTTAATACGGTAACACCTTCGGAGACTTATAATATACTTGTAGATAAGTCAAGACAAAGAGTATATGTATTTAATAATGGAAATATAGTTAAGGAATTTATATGTTCTACAGGTAAAGATAAAACTCCAACGCCATCGGGTAGATTTTTAGTTGGATCTAAAGGACCTAGTTTTGATGCATCTGATAGTACACAATGTTATTATTGGACAAGGCTTGATAACAATTATTTATTTCATAGTGCCATATATACATTAAGTGGATATGCAGTACAATCTGAATATAATAAATTAGGATCTAAGGCTTCACATGGATGTATAAGACTTAAAATAGAGGATGCAAAATGGATTCAAGATAATGTTCCATATAGAACTTTAGTAACAATAAAAGATTAA